The following proteins are co-located in the Rippkaea orientalis PCC 8801 genome:
- a CDS encoding NAD(P)H-quinone oxidoreductase subunit 5, with protein sequence MSETLYEYAWLIPVLPLVGAMLVGLGLISFNQGTNRLRQVNAVFIITLLGASMVMSFALLWSQINGHGDYTRMIEWAAAGNFHLNMGYTIDHLSALMSVIVTTVALLVMVYTDGYMAHDPGYVRFYAYLSIFSASMLGLVISPNLVQVYIFWELVGMCSYLLIGFWFDRKAAADACQKAFVTNRVGDFGLLLGMLGLYWATGSFDFHIMGERLEELVSVGTIAPALAAIFAVLVFLGPVAKSAQFPLHVWLPDAMEGPTPISALIHAATMVAAGVFLVARMYPVFEEIPLAMTTIAWTGAMTSFLGATIALTQNDIKKGLAYSTISQLGYMVMAMGIGAYTAGLFHLMTHAYFKAMLFLCSGSVIHGMEGVVGHDPVLAQDMRLMGGLRKYMPLTSLAFLIGTLAICGIPPFAGFWSKDEILGLAFTANPALWVVGWLTAGLTAFYMFRMYFMTFEGEFRGNDQTIKDQLLASMGVSSPLPQFGPGAMDVKELDHPTHDHDHDHGHGHGHGHSHSPHESPLTMTLPLLILAVPSTLIGLLGKPWDNTFEGFIFAPGEVVEAVAHFDWTEFLIMAGSSVGIALIGITVASLMYLQHKIDPAAIAKKYPALYQFSLNKWYFDDVYHRVFVMGCRRLARQIMEVDYRVIDGAVNLTGLATIVSGEGLKYLENGRAQFYALIVFGAVLGFVIVFSVV encoded by the coding sequence ATGAGTGAAACCCTTTATGAATACGCCTGGCTAATACCCGTCCTACCCTTGGTCGGGGCGATGTTAGTCGGGTTAGGACTAATTTCCTTTAATCAAGGAACCAACCGCCTCCGACAAGTGAATGCCGTTTTTATCATCACCCTCTTGGGGGCTTCCATGGTGATGTCCTTTGCCCTGTTATGGAGTCAAATTAACGGTCATGGGGACTATACCCGCATGATTGAATGGGCAGCGGCCGGCAATTTTCACCTAAATATGGGTTACACCATTGACCATCTCAGTGCCCTGATGAGTGTTATCGTCACCACCGTTGCGTTGCTGGTGATGGTCTACACCGATGGTTATATGGCCCATGACCCAGGATATGTACGATTTTATGCGTATTTAAGCATATTTAGTGCTTCGATGCTAGGGTTAGTCATCAGTCCTAACCTAGTGCAAGTTTATATCTTCTGGGAACTGGTAGGGATGTGTTCCTACCTGTTAATTGGATTTTGGTTTGACCGCAAAGCTGCCGCCGATGCTTGTCAAAAAGCCTTTGTCACTAACCGGGTAGGGGACTTTGGCCTCCTGTTGGGAATGTTAGGACTCTATTGGGCTACGGGAAGCTTCGACTTCCACATTATGGGAGAACGCCTCGAAGAATTAGTCTCTGTAGGAACCATTGCCCCTGCTTTAGCAGCCATATTTGCCGTTTTGGTCTTTTTAGGTCCTGTGGCAAAATCTGCCCAATTCCCTCTCCATGTGTGGCTACCCGACGCAATGGAAGGTCCTACCCCCATTTCTGCCCTTATCCACGCAGCAACGATGGTCGCGGCCGGTGTTTTCTTGGTGGCGCGGATGTACCCCGTCTTTGAAGAAATTCCCCTAGCCATGACTACCATTGCCTGGACTGGGGCGATGACCTCCTTTTTAGGGGCAACCATCGCCTTAACCCAAAATGACATCAAGAAAGGGTTAGCCTATTCCACCATCTCCCAATTAGGCTACATGGTCATGGCCATGGGTATCGGTGCGTATACGGCAGGACTATTCCACCTGATGACCCATGCTTACTTTAAAGCCATGTTATTCCTCTGTTCTGGGTCTGTTATTCATGGTATGGAAGGCGTTGTCGGTCATGATCCCGTATTAGCCCAAGATATGCGCTTAATGGGGGGTTTACGCAAGTATATGCCCCTAACGTCCTTAGCGTTTTTGATTGGAACCTTAGCCATTTGTGGGATACCTCCCTTTGCGGGTTTCTGGTCGAAAGATGAAATTCTCGGCCTTGCCTTTACCGCTAACCCGGCTTTATGGGTGGTTGGTTGGTTAACGGCAGGTCTAACGGCATTTTATATGTTCCGTATGTATTTCATGACCTTTGAAGGCGAATTTCGGGGCAATGATCAAACCATTAAAGACCAATTGTTAGCCTCCATGGGAGTTTCTTCTCCTCTGCCTCAATTTGGTCCAGGGGCGATGGATGTTAAGGAATTAGACCATCCTACCCACGATCATGATCATGATCATGGTCATGGTCATGGTCATGGGCACAGCCATTCACCCCATGAGTCGCCTTTAACGATGACCTTACCTTTGTTAATTTTGGCGGTTCCTTCGACCTTAATTGGGTTATTAGGCAAGCCTTGGGATAATACTTTTGAAGGGTTTATTTTTGCCCCTGGAGAAGTTGTTGAAGCGGTTGCCCATTTTGATTGGACTGAATTTTTGATCATGGCTGGCAGTTCGGTGGGTATTGCCTTAATTGGGATTACCGTTGCTTCTTTGATGTATTTACAACACAAAATCGATCCCGCAGCCATTGCTAAAAAATACCCGGCATTGTATCAATTCTCCCTCAATAAATGGTACTTCGACGATGTTTATCATCGCGTTTTTGTGATGGGATGTCGTCGTTTAGCCCGTCAAATTATGGAAGTAGATTATCGTGTCATTGATGGTGCAGTTAATCTAACGGGTTTAGCTACCATTGTTAGTGGAGAAGGTTTGAAATACCTCGAAAATGGTCGCGCCCAATTCTATGCTTTAATTGTCTTTGGGGCTGTGTTGGGATTCGTGATTGTTTTTAGTGTGGTTTAA
- a CDS encoding DUF1622 domain-containing protein, with protein MQLIENLDSALTLIVSLVRFFLEVIAVFCVLGGLLETGKILISPNRHNSQSRSIQIRLSFGMWLVLALEFQLGSDIVSTTIAPTFESLGKLGIIALIRTFINYFLTRELEAEHKRHEK; from the coding sequence ATGCAATTGATCGAAAATCTAGACAGTGCCTTAACCCTGATTGTTAGTTTAGTGAGATTCTTTCTAGAGGTGATCGCTGTTTTTTGTGTCCTAGGAGGTCTCTTAGAAACTGGAAAAATCCTCATCTCCCCTAACCGACATAATTCTCAAAGTCGATCTATACAAATTCGTTTAAGCTTTGGAATGTGGTTGGTGCTGGCCTTAGAATTTCAGTTAGGATCTGATATTGTTTCTACCACCATAGCACCAACTTTTGAGTCTTTGGGCAAACTAGGAATTATTGCCTTAATCCGAACTTTCATCAATTATTTTCTCACACGAGAACTTGAAGCAGAACATAAACGTCATGAAAAGTAA
- a CDS encoding MoaD/ThiS family protein has protein sequence MAIKVLIPTPLQKFTNNQATCECTASDFSELLDSLEATFPGIKSRLCDEDGTPRRFLNFYVNSEDIRFLDNTKTVLKDGDEVSIVPAVAGG, from the coding sequence ATGGCTATTAAAGTATTAATTCCCACCCCTCTACAAAAGTTCACCAACAATCAAGCAACCTGTGAATGTACTGCGAGTGATTTTAGTGAATTACTCGACTCCCTAGAAGCAACTTTTCCAGGGATAAAATCCCGTCTGTGTGATGAAGATGGAACCCCTCGACGCTTTCTAAATTTCTATGTTAATAGTGAAGATATTCGCTTTTTGGATAATACGAAAACTGTCCTCAAAGATGGGGATGAAGTCAGTATTGTTCCGGCAGTAGCAGGTGGTTAA
- the thrC gene encoding threonine synthase: MTQATQTQTKAATFTHLVSKEGGVKYPLKALHVCEETFSPLEVAYDYDAIRAQVTRESIQAGPNSIWRYKAFLPVESENPIDVGTGMTPLVKSHRLARRLGLKNLYIKNDAVNMPTLSFKDRVVSVALTRAKELGFTTVSCASTGNLANSTAAIAAHAGLDCCVFIPADLEAGKVLGTLIYNPTVMAVKGNYDQVNRLCCEVGNSYGWGFVNINLRPYYSEGSKTLGFEVAEQLGWKLPDHVVAPLASGSLYTKIYKGFQEFIKTGLVEDKAVRFSGAQAEGCSPIAAAFKEGRDFVTPVKPNTIAKSIAIGNPADGYYALDIARKTNGNIESVTDAEIVEGIKLLAETEGIFTETAGGTTIAVLKKLVEAGKIDPEETTVVYITGNGLKTQEAVQEYIGQPLIIEPKLDSFERALERSRTLERLEWQQVLV; encoded by the coding sequence ATGACCCAGGCAACTCAAACCCAAACCAAAGCCGCCACCTTTACTCATCTTGTTTCTAAAGAAGGTGGCGTTAAATATCCCCTCAAAGCCCTTCACGTTTGCGAGGAAACCTTCTCTCCCCTGGAAGTGGCCTATGATTACGATGCCATCCGTGCCCAAGTGACCCGCGAAAGCATCCAAGCTGGACCCAACTCCATTTGGCGTTACAAAGCGTTTTTGCCCGTAGAAAGCGAAAATCCCATTGATGTTGGCACCGGGATGACCCCCCTCGTTAAATCGCACCGTTTAGCCCGTCGCCTGGGTCTAAAAAATCTTTATATCAAAAACGATGCCGTCAATATGCCCACCCTCAGCTTCAAAGATAGGGTGGTGTCCGTTGCTCTCACTAGAGCCAAAGAACTGGGATTTACCACCGTTTCCTGCGCCAGTACGGGGAATTTAGCCAATTCTACAGCAGCGATCGCCGCCCATGCAGGGTTAGACTGTTGCGTGTTCATTCCGGCAGATTTAGAAGCGGGTAAAGTCCTGGGTACTCTCATCTACAATCCGACCGTGATGGCCGTCAAAGGGAACTACGACCAAGTGAACCGTCTCTGCTGCGAAGTGGGTAACAGCTACGGATGGGGCTTTGTTAACATCAATTTACGTCCCTACTACTCGGAAGGGTCAAAAACGCTAGGATTTGAAGTGGCCGAACAATTAGGGTGGAAACTCCCTGATCACGTCGTTGCTCCCTTAGCGTCGGGTTCCCTCTACACCAAGATTTACAAAGGCTTCCAAGAGTTCATCAAAACCGGGTTAGTCGAAGATAAAGCGGTTCGGTTCAGTGGAGCCCAAGCGGAAGGTTGTTCTCCCATTGCGGCTGCGTTTAAAGAAGGTCGGGACTTTGTAACCCCAGTTAAACCCAATACTATTGCTAAATCCATCGCTATTGGTAATCCTGCTGATGGTTATTACGCCTTAGATATTGCGCGTAAAACCAACGGGAATATTGAAAGCGTCACCGATGCAGAGATCGTCGAAGGGATTAAACTTTTAGCGGAAACTGAAGGCATTTTCACGGAAACCGCAGGGGGAACTACCATTGCGGTCCTCAAAAAACTGGTAGAAGCGGGTAAAATTGATCCTGAAGAAACTACCGTAGTTTATATCACCGGAAACGGATTAAAAACCCAAGAAGCGGTGCAAGAGTACATCGGTCAACCCCTAATTATCGAGCCTAAATTAGACAGTTTTGAACGAGCTCTGGAACGTTCTCGGACTCTAGAACGTCTAGAATGGCAACAGGTTTTAGTTTAG
- a CDS encoding Uma2 family endonuclease translates to MKTLTQPQAENYMILYPISWETFRRMSEELRESSGKRLAYNGCYLEIMSPLMEHENNNWFIARLIFILAEEWNLTIKSVGSLTLKRDDLQKAIEPDACFYLRNEPLMRNKQNIDLNQGDIPPDLAIEIDITSGSLDKFPIYGALGVPEIWRYDGRVLRFYGLNQDNKNYDEIKQSLALPWLEIDMIPQWLEQRLIIGETAVLKQVRQWAKEQKSRL, encoded by the coding sequence ATGAAAACACTCACTCAACCACAAGCTGAAAATTATATGATTTTGTATCCCATTAGTTGGGAAACCTTCAGACGTATGAGTGAGGAATTAAGGGAAAGTTCGGGTAAACGACTAGCTTATAATGGGTGCTATTTAGAGATTATGAGTCCTTTAATGGAGCATGAAAATAATAATTGGTTTATTGCTCGCCTAATCTTTATTTTAGCCGAAGAATGGAACTTAACGATTAAAAGTGTTGGGTCTTTAACCCTTAAACGAGATGATCTTCAAAAAGCAATTGAACCCGATGCTTGTTTTTACCTAAGAAACGAGCCATTAATGAGAAATAAGCAAAATATTGACCTCAACCAAGGAGATATTCCCCCAGATTTAGCTATTGAAATTGATATTACCAGTGGTTCCCTAGATAAATTCCCCATTTATGGCGCGTTAGGAGTCCCCGAAATCTGGCGATATGATGGCAGAGTTTTACGGTTTTATGGATTGAATCAAGACAACAAAAATTATGATGAAATCAAGCAAAGTTTAGCCCTTCCTTGGTTAGAAATCGATATGATTCCCCAATGGTTAGAACAACGGTTAATTATTGGAGAAACAGCCGTCTTGAAACAAGTTAGGCAATGGGCAAAAGAACAAAAGTCACGATTATAG
- a CDS encoding DUF2470 domain-containing protein — translation MSEPITTTISDRICKHMNEDHSEAIVLYAKVFGNTPEAETAQMINIDPEGMNLSVQIKGETIPIRVTFDHPLKDAEDAHHTLIDMVKQARKS, via the coding sequence ATGTCTGAACCTATCACCACCACTATTAGCGATCGCATTTGTAAACACATGAATGAGGATCATTCTGAGGCCATTGTTCTCTATGCTAAAGTTTTTGGAAATACTCCCGAAGCAGAAACCGCACAGATGATTAATATTGACCCCGAAGGAATGAATTTATCAGTACAAATCAAAGGAGAAACTATCCCCATTCGAGTCACCTTTGATCACCCCCTAAAAGATGCAGAAGATGCCCATCATACCTTAATTGATATGGTAAAACAAGCTAGAAAATCCTAA
- a CDS encoding cobalt-precorrin-6A reductase yields the protein MRDNFLKIWLIGGTGDSARIAQEIARQKIPCLVTVTTKNAQDLYPKNPYLSVQVGALNLVQIRELCQQQNISAIVDASHPYAVQISQQAMTIAQQQNIPYLRYERPGIIANSEVILLDSFETLIKGNYLERKRVLLTVGCQALPLFKPWQNRAVLFARILPRIESLEIAIKSGFSSDRLIALRPPITVELEQALWQQWNISLVVTKASGTAGGEETKTLIATQLGIPLIVINRPVINYPQQTDQLCDIIQFCQQFFKE from the coding sequence ATGAGGGATAATTTCTTAAAAATTTGGTTGATTGGTGGGACGGGAGATAGTGCTAGAATTGCTCAAGAAATAGCGAGGCAAAAAATCCCTTGTTTAGTCACAGTTACTACTAAAAATGCCCAAGATCTTTACCCAAAAAATCCTTATTTAAGTGTCCAAGTAGGGGCTTTAAATTTAGTACAAATTAGGGAACTATGTCAACAACAAAATATTAGTGCTATTGTTGATGCTTCCCACCCCTATGCGGTGCAAATTTCCCAACAAGCAATGACCATTGCTCAGCAACAAAACATCCCTTATTTACGATATGAAAGACCTGGTATTATTGCCAATTCTGAAGTTATCTTATTAGATAGCTTTGAAACTCTAATTAAGGGCAATTATTTAGAAAGAAAGCGAGTTTTATTAACCGTTGGTTGCCAAGCTTTACCCCTGTTTAAACCGTGGCAAAATCGCGCTGTTTTGTTTGCCCGTATCCTCCCTAGGATAGAATCCTTAGAAATAGCCATAAAGTCGGGTTTTAGCAGCGATCGCCTAATTGCTTTACGTCCCCCCATTACGGTAGAATTAGAGCAAGCATTATGGCAACAATGGAACATCTCTCTAGTGGTCACTAAAGCATCAGGAACCGCAGGAGGAGAAGAAACAAAAACCTTAATTGCAACTCAATTGGGTATTCCCTTAATTGTCATTAACCGTCCTGTCATTAACTATCCTCAGCAAACCGATCAACTTTGTGATATCATTCAATTTTGTCAGCAATTTTTTAAGGAGTAA